The stretch of DNA CATTTTGGGCAGGATCAAGGGAAACGGCTTTTTCATAGAGTGCGATCGCCTCGTCAGTCCTGTTCTGGCTGTTATACATCTGACCGAGGAGTATCAGCCCCGGAACAAACTTCGGGTTCGACTTTACGACCTTTTCCGCAATCCGCGTAGCTTCCTGGGCCCTTCCCGTTTTCAGATAGATATATGCGATCTGAACCTGGAGGTACGCCGATGAAGGATCGAGCTGAAGG from Thermodesulfovibrionales bacterium encodes:
- a CDS encoding tetratricopeptide repeat protein produces the protein MPSRVSRFLCIVIVSLLVSCASQGGRVGAPEEAEAPADAYYDYLLGYGAELSGNWEDALRYYQEALQLDPSSAYLQVQIAYIYLKTGRAQEATRIAEKVVKSNPKFVPGLILLGQMYNSQNRTDEAIALYEKAVSLDPAQN